A genomic region of Nocardioides plantarum contains the following coding sequences:
- a CDS encoding Lrp/AsnC family transcriptional regulator encodes MVVQAYILIQTDVGKAADVAKAIAQVKGVTLAEDVTGPYDVIVRAEARNVDELGKLVVSKVQSLDGITRTLTCPVVHI; translated from the coding sequence ATGGTCGTCCAGGCCTACATCCTGATCCAGACCGACGTCGGCAAGGCCGCCGACGTGGCCAAGGCCATCGCCCAGGTCAAGGGCGTCACCCTCGCCGAGGACGTGACGGGTCCCTACGACGTGATCGTGCGCGCCGAGGCCCGCAACGTCGACGAGCTCGGCAAGCTCGTCGTGTCGAAGGTCCAGAGCCTCGACGGCATCACCCGGACGCTCACGTGCCCGGTCGTGCACATCTGA
- a CDS encoding NAD(P)H-dependent glycerol-3-phosphate dehydrogenase, with translation MTGKVAVLSAGSWGTAFSMVLADAGNDVTLWARRAEVATAINEERENPDYLPGIQLPPAVGATDDVEKALHGADVVVLATPSQSLRDNLTDWAPYVEPGAVFVSLMKGVELGSLNRMSEVIHQVTGAGPERIAVVSGPNLAKEIARREPAASVVACEDEAVAKLLQDRLHSPAFRPYSSVDVLGCELGGAYKNVVGLAVGMAVGLGFGDNTTASLITRGLAETARLAMKLGANPLTLMGLAGLGDLVATCSSPLSRNRTFGENLGRGLTAEEIYASTRQVAEGAKSCASLRALAEQSGCDAPVATYVDDVVAGRMTAPQMMDAILARGTKSEIG, from the coding sequence ATGACGGGCAAGGTCGCCGTCCTCAGCGCCGGCTCGTGGGGCACCGCGTTCTCGATGGTCCTCGCCGACGCCGGCAACGACGTCACGCTCTGGGCCCGCCGCGCGGAGGTCGCCACCGCGATCAACGAGGAGCGCGAGAACCCCGACTACCTGCCCGGGATCCAGCTCCCCCCGGCCGTCGGGGCGACCGACGACGTCGAGAAGGCCCTGCACGGCGCCGACGTCGTGGTGCTCGCGACCCCGTCGCAGTCCCTGCGCGACAACCTCACCGACTGGGCGCCGTACGTCGAGCCGGGCGCGGTCTTCGTGTCGCTGATGAAGGGCGTCGAGCTCGGCTCGCTCAACCGGATGAGCGAGGTGATCCACCAGGTCACCGGCGCCGGTCCCGAGCGCATCGCCGTGGTCAGCGGCCCCAACCTGGCCAAGGAGATCGCGCGCCGCGAGCCCGCCGCCTCGGTGGTCGCCTGCGAGGACGAGGCCGTCGCCAAGCTGCTGCAGGACCGACTCCACTCGCCCGCCTTCCGTCCCTACTCCAGCGTCGACGTGCTCGGCTGCGAGCTGGGCGGCGCCTACAAGAACGTCGTCGGCCTCGCCGTCGGCATGGCCGTCGGGCTCGGCTTCGGCGACAACACCACCGCCTCCCTCATCACCCGCGGCCTCGCCGAGACCGCCCGGCTCGCCATGAAGCTCGGCGCCAACCCCCTGACCCTGATGGGCCTCGCGGGTCTCGGCGACCTGGTCGCGACCTGCTCCTCGCCCCTCTCGCGCAACCGCACGTTCGGCGAGAACCTCGGCCGCGGCCTGACGGCCGAGGAGATCTACGCCTCCACGCGCCAGGTCGCCGAGGGGGCCAAGTCGTGCGCCAGCCTGCGCGCGCTGGCCGAGCAGTCGGGCTGCGACGCCCCCGTGGCGACGTACGTCGACGACGTGGTCGCCGGGCGGATGACGGCCCCGCAGATGATGGACGCCATCCTGGCCCGGGGCACGAAGTCCGAGATCGGGTGA
- a CDS encoding thiamine-phosphate kinase, whose amino-acid sequence MAPPPPPAPDATLSDVGEFGLISELVALFPQGEHVLVGPGDDAAVLRVRAGHVVVSTDLMVEGRHFRRDWATAEDVGHRAAAQNLSDLNAMGGRAHSLTVGLAAPADLPAAWAIDFARGFAAECALVGASVVGGDLTRASEVVIAVTVIGACTQAPVLRSGAVPGQLLALCGRQGWAAGGLAVLGRGFRSPRALVDAYRRPAPLYDAGRAAAEAGATAMIDISDGLLAEAGHLAADSGVAIDVRSAAFELPEPLQAVGAALGVDPLSLVLGGGDDHALLATFDPGSPPEGWVVVGEVLAPGDGGPGAVTVDGAAYEGATGWTHF is encoded by the coding sequence ATGGCCCCGCCCCCGCCGCCGGCACCCGACGCCACCCTGTCCGACGTGGGCGAGTTCGGGCTGATCTCCGAGCTCGTGGCCCTGTTCCCGCAGGGCGAGCACGTGCTGGTCGGACCCGGCGACGACGCCGCGGTGCTCCGCGTGCGTGCGGGCCACGTCGTGGTGTCGACCGACTTGATGGTCGAGGGACGCCACTTCCGCCGCGACTGGGCCACCGCCGAGGACGTCGGGCACCGCGCCGCCGCCCAGAACCTCTCCGACCTCAACGCCATGGGCGGGCGTGCGCACTCGCTGACCGTCGGGCTCGCCGCGCCGGCCGACCTGCCGGCCGCCTGGGCGATCGACTTCGCGCGCGGGTTCGCCGCCGAGTGCGCCCTGGTCGGTGCCTCGGTCGTCGGGGGCGACCTCACCCGCGCCTCCGAGGTCGTCATCGCCGTGACCGTGATCGGGGCCTGCACGCAGGCGCCCGTGCTCCGCTCGGGCGCGGTGCCCGGGCAGCTGCTCGCGCTGTGCGGGCGGCAGGGATGGGCCGCCGGTGGCCTGGCCGTCCTCGGGCGGGGCTTCCGCTCCCCGCGCGCGCTGGTCGACGCCTACCGACGCCCCGCCCCGCTGTACGACGCCGGGCGCGCCGCCGCCGAGGCCGGCGCGACCGCGATGATCGACATCTCCGACGGCCTGCTGGCCGAGGCCGGCCACCTCGCCGCCGACTCCGGGGTCGCCATCGACGTACGCTCGGCCGCCTTCGAGCTGCCCGAGCCGCTTCAGGCGGTGGGGGCCGCCCTGGGCGTCGACCCGCTGTCGCTGGTGCTGGGGGGCGGTGACGACCACGCCCTGCTCGCGACCTTCGACCCGGGCTCGCCGCCCGAGGGCTGGGTCGTCGTGGGGGAGGTGCTGGCGCCCGGGGACGGTGGCCCGGGCGCGGTCACCGTCGACGGGGCGGCGTACGAGGGTGCGACGGGGTGGACGCACTTCTGA
- a CDS encoding ATP-dependent DNA helicase RecG, which produces MISLDSPVTTVLGESKKAKGFTDGLGLRTVGDLLHHFPRRYLETGKLTKVGDLQPGQMLAVIGEIEKSEVKTHQDRRTGKPAARVETWVRTDGPRLQITFFARHPGSAKWRADRLGPGTTGLFLGQAKLFNNQWQLTHPKFVLFGAAGEAGGNDDDIATVEAIGDLYPIYPLTKGLESWDVARVVTFARSVVDSLPDLIPASVRDHYDVVDADTALGWVHAPEDRTHVRRAHRHYRFEEALVTQLVLAKRRRAVREVGAQARDGGDGALLTAFDARLPFELTAGQREVGEQLEADLARPHPMNRLLQGEVGSGKTLVALRAMLRVVDSGGQAALLAPTEVLAQQHHRSITAMLGDLAGGGLIGGTTVELLTGSMTKAQRTGPMSRLGSGEAGIVIGTHALLEDKVQFADLGLVVVDEQHRFGVEQRAALTDKAGTPPHVLVMTATPIPRTVAMTVFGDLEVSTLRELPAGRAEIQTNVVNLVDHPGWISRVWERVREEVDKGHQVYVVCPRISGDELEGNQTDLPEVDEDGQLVPPTGVAPPLAAVEQVVTELADGHLAGLRLAVMHGRLPADVKDATMRAFSAGQVDVLVSTTVIEVGLDVPNATAIVLLDADRFGVSQLHQLRGRVGRGGLPGLCLLVSSAEWLSPARERLDAVARTTDGFELSRVDLEQRREGDVLGGSQSGRRSTLQNLRVLRDEQTIVEAREAAESLLESDPSLATAPLLAAAVADLEATANADFIEKS; this is translated from the coding sequence ATGATCTCCCTCGACTCGCCGGTGACGACGGTCCTGGGCGAGTCCAAGAAGGCCAAGGGCTTCACCGACGGGCTCGGCCTGCGGACCGTCGGCGACCTGCTCCACCACTTCCCGCGCCGCTACCTCGAGACCGGCAAGCTCACCAAGGTCGGCGACCTCCAGCCCGGGCAGATGCTCGCCGTCATCGGCGAGATCGAGAAGAGCGAGGTCAAGACCCACCAGGACCGGCGTACCGGCAAGCCGGCGGCGCGGGTCGAGACCTGGGTGCGCACCGACGGCCCCCGCCTGCAGATCACCTTCTTCGCCCGCCACCCGGGGTCGGCCAAGTGGCGCGCCGACCGGCTCGGCCCGGGCACCACGGGCCTGTTCCTGGGCCAGGCCAAGCTGTTCAACAACCAGTGGCAGCTCACCCACCCCAAGTTCGTCCTCTTCGGCGCCGCAGGCGAGGCGGGGGGCAACGACGACGACATCGCGACCGTCGAGGCGATCGGCGACCTCTACCCGATTTACCCCCTCACCAAGGGCCTCGAGTCGTGGGACGTCGCCCGCGTGGTCACCTTCGCCCGCTCCGTGGTCGACTCCCTGCCTGACCTGATCCCCGCCTCGGTCCGCGACCACTACGACGTCGTCGACGCCGACACCGCCCTGGGCTGGGTGCACGCCCCCGAGGACCGCACCCACGTACGCCGTGCCCACCGCCACTACCGGTTCGAGGAGGCCCTGGTCACCCAGCTGGTGCTCGCCAAGCGTCGTCGCGCCGTCCGCGAGGTCGGCGCCCAGGCGCGCGACGGGGGCGACGGTGCACTGCTGACCGCGTTCGACGCGCGGCTGCCGTTCGAGCTCACCGCCGGGCAGCGCGAGGTGGGGGAGCAGCTCGAGGCCGACCTGGCCCGGCCCCACCCGATGAACCGGCTGCTGCAGGGCGAGGTCGGCTCCGGCAAGACCCTGGTGGCGCTGCGGGCGATGCTGCGGGTCGTCGACTCCGGCGGCCAGGCTGCCCTCCTGGCCCCGACCGAGGTGCTCGCCCAGCAGCATCACCGCTCGATCACGGCGATGCTCGGTGACCTCGCCGGCGGCGGGCTGATCGGCGGCACGACCGTCGAGCTGCTCACCGGCTCGATGACCAAGGCCCAGCGCACCGGCCCGATGTCGCGTCTCGGCAGCGGCGAGGCCGGCATCGTCATCGGCACCCACGCGCTGCTCGAGGACAAGGTCCAGTTCGCCGACCTCGGGCTCGTGGTCGTCGACGAGCAGCACCGCTTCGGCGTCGAGCAGCGCGCCGCGCTCACCGACAAGGCCGGCACCCCGCCCCACGTGCTCGTGATGACCGCGACGCCGATCCCGCGCACCGTCGCGATGACCGTGTTCGGCGACCTCGAGGTCTCGACCCTGCGCGAGCTGCCCGCCGGGCGCGCCGAGATCCAGACCAACGTGGTCAACCTCGTCGACCACCCCGGGTGGATCAGCCGGGTCTGGGAGCGGGTGCGCGAGGAGGTCGACAAGGGCCACCAGGTCTACGTCGTCTGCCCCCGCATCTCCGGTGACGAGCTCGAGGGCAACCAGACCGACCTGCCCGAGGTCGACGAGGACGGCCAGCTCGTGCCCCCCACGGGCGTGGCCCCGCCGCTCGCCGCGGTCGAGCAGGTCGTCACCGAGCTCGCCGACGGCCACCTCGCGGGCCTGCGGCTCGCGGTCATGCACGGTCGACTGCCCGCCGACGTCAAGGACGCCACCATGCGCGCCTTCAGTGCGGGCCAGGTCGACGTGCTCGTCTCGACCACCGTCATCGAGGTCGGCCTCGACGTCCCCAACGCGACCGCGATCGTGCTCCTCGACGCCGACCGGTTCGGCGTCTCCCAGCTCCACCAGCTGCGCGGCCGCGTCGGCCGCGGCGGACTGCCCGGGCTCTGCCTGCTCGTGTCCTCCGCCGAGTGGCTCTCACCCGCCCGCGAGCGTCTCGACGCCGTCGCGCGCACCACCGACGGCTTCGAGCTGAGCCGCGTCGACCTCGAGCAGCGCCGCGAGGGCGACGTGCTCGGCGGGTCGCAGTCCGGCCGGCGCTCCACCCTGCAGAACCTCCGCGTGCTCCGCGACGAGCAGACCATCGTCGAGGCGCGGGAGGCCGCCGAGTCGCTGCTCGAGTCCGATCCGTCGCTGGCGACGGCCCCGCTCCTCGCGGCCGCCGTCGCCGACCTCGAGGCCACCGCCAACGCCGACTTCATCGAGAAGTCGTGA
- a CDS encoding D-alanine--D-alanine ligase family protein, whose product MTGTPRPRVAVVFGGRSSEHAISCVTAGSVLAAIDGDRYDVVPIGIATDGRWVLESGDPERLRLDGAGALPSVDGDRSPVALARVEHGTDLVVSAPSRPPETLGEVDVVFPVLHGPWGEDGTIQGMLEMAGVRYVGAGVLASAVSMDKAYMKVVLAAAGLPVLPSITVSTRAWAADPDDVRRRADEIGYPLFVKPARGGSSIGISKVRDAAGLDAGLALAFEHDPKALLEVSAEGAREVECGVLQALDGSAETSVPAEIRITGDHEFYDFDAKYLPQEATALDVPAVLPDGVEAEMRELAVQAFEAVGGEGLARVDFFVMPDGSLVVNEINTMPGFTPLSMYPQMWAATGVDYPTLVDRLLQLALQRGTGLR is encoded by the coding sequence GTGACCGGCACCCCCAGGCCCCGCGTCGCCGTCGTCTTCGGCGGCCGTTCCAGCGAGCACGCGATCTCGTGCGTCACCGCCGGCAGCGTGCTCGCCGCCATCGACGGCGACCGCTACGACGTCGTCCCGATCGGCATCGCCACCGACGGGCGGTGGGTCCTGGAGTCCGGCGACCCCGAGCGCCTGCGCCTCGACGGCGCGGGTGCGCTGCCGAGCGTCGATGGAGACCGCTCCCCGGTGGCGCTGGCCCGGGTCGAGCACGGCACCGACCTGGTCGTCTCCGCGCCCTCGCGGCCCCCCGAGACCCTCGGCGAGGTCGACGTCGTCTTCCCCGTGCTGCACGGGCCGTGGGGCGAGGACGGCACCATCCAGGGCATGCTCGAGATGGCCGGCGTGCGCTACGTCGGCGCCGGGGTCCTGGCCTCTGCGGTGAGCATGGACAAGGCCTACATGAAGGTCGTGCTCGCCGCCGCCGGACTGCCGGTGCTGCCCAGCATCACCGTGTCCACGCGGGCGTGGGCCGCCGACCCCGACGACGTACGACGCCGCGCCGACGAGATCGGCTACCCGCTCTTCGTCAAGCCCGCCCGCGGTGGCTCCAGCATCGGCATCTCCAAGGTGCGTGACGCGGCAGGCCTCGACGCCGGCCTGGCCCTCGCCTTCGAGCACGACCCCAAGGCCCTGCTGGAGGTGTCGGCCGAGGGCGCCCGCGAGGTCGAGTGCGGCGTGCTGCAGGCCCTCGACGGCAGCGCCGAGACCAGCGTGCCCGCCGAGATCCGGATCACCGGCGACCACGAGTTCTACGACTTCGACGCCAAGTACCTCCCCCAGGAGGCCACCGCGCTCGACGTGCCCGCGGTCCTGCCCGACGGCGTCGAGGCCGAGATGCGCGAGCTGGCCGTGCAGGCCTTCGAGGCGGTCGGGGGCGAGGGCCTGGCCCGGGTCGACTTCTTCGTGATGCCCGACGGCTCCCTGGTCGTCAACGAGATCAACACGATGCCGGGCTTCACTCCGCTGTCGATGTACCCCCAGATGTGGGCGGCCACCGGCGTCGACTACCCGACGCTGGTCGACCGACTGCTGCAGCTCGCGCTGCAGCGCGGGACCGGCCTGCGCTGA
- a CDS encoding DUF3515 domain-containing protein, with amino-acid sequence MLALVLVVGAVVVVWWVRRPVEIRSYDLSATDRAACQAFVDDLPDSLADQDRVDVRPDDALGAAYGDPAIVVTCGVPVPDGFDQTSRCDEVNGIGWYIPDGSDNDRSVDLRLAAAGFRPVVEVVVPADLRPSARNLGDDTTAAVLATLAPIVGKHLRQEQRCDG; translated from the coding sequence GTGCTCGCCCTGGTCCTGGTGGTGGGCGCCGTGGTCGTCGTCTGGTGGGTACGCCGCCCGGTCGAGATCAGGTCCTACGACCTCAGCGCCACCGACCGCGCCGCCTGCCAGGCGTTCGTCGACGACCTGCCCGACTCGCTCGCCGACCAGGACCGCGTCGACGTGCGGCCCGACGACGCGCTCGGGGCGGCGTACGGCGATCCCGCGATCGTCGTGACCTGCGGCGTGCCGGTGCCCGACGGCTTCGACCAGACGTCGCGCTGCGACGAGGTCAACGGGATCGGCTGGTACATCCCCGACGGCTCCGACAACGACCGCAGCGTCGACCTGCGGCTGGCCGCGGCCGGGTTCCGCCCGGTGGTCGAGGTCGTCGTACCCGCCGACCTGCGTCCCTCCGCCCGCAACCTCGGCGACGACACGACCGCCGCTGTCCTGGCGACGCTCGCCCCGATCGTCGGCAAGCACCTCAGGCAAGAGCAGCGCTGCGACGGCTGA
- a CDS encoding lysophospholipid acyltransferase family protein produces MRVRKLQQRRGWAFTLGAIILRPTFLLTTKPDWVGGTKIPATGGCVIAMNHLSHVDPLTAAVFTHDHGRLPRYLAKSGLFKNKALGYFMRAAGQIPVERSSVSAAGAYDAAVEAVRAGECIVVYPEGTITRDPDLWPMTGKSGAARIALETGCPVIPIGQWGAQELLAPYAKRPDLFPRKTIHIVVGDPVDLSDLADQPRTAAVLAEATDRIMAAITTIVEGIRGETAPAERFDPRQAGIAEIGNPHHDKRHDKRHDKRHDKGQGREAG; encoded by the coding sequence GTGAGAGTGCGCAAGCTGCAGCAGAGGCGGGGGTGGGCCTTCACCCTCGGGGCGATCATCCTGCGTCCGACGTTCCTGCTGACCACCAAGCCCGACTGGGTCGGCGGCACCAAGATCCCCGCGACGGGCGGGTGCGTCATCGCGATGAACCACCTCTCCCACGTCGACCCGCTGACCGCGGCGGTGTTCACCCACGACCACGGCCGGCTGCCGCGCTACCTCGCCAAGTCCGGGCTGTTCAAGAACAAGGCGCTCGGCTACTTCATGCGTGCGGCCGGGCAGATCCCCGTCGAGCGCTCGTCCGTGTCGGCCGCCGGGGCCTACGACGCCGCGGTCGAGGCCGTGCGCGCCGGCGAGTGCATCGTGGTCTACCCCGAGGGCACGATCACCCGCGACCCCGACCTGTGGCCGATGACGGGCAAGTCCGGTGCCGCGCGGATCGCGCTGGAGACCGGCTGCCCCGTCATCCCGATCGGGCAGTGGGGTGCGCAGGAGCTGCTCGCGCCGTACGCCAAGAGGCCCGACCTCTTCCCCCGCAAGACGATCCACATCGTCGTCGGCGACCCGGTCGACCTCTCGGACCTGGCCGACCAGCCGCGCACCGCTGCGGTCCTGGCCGAGGCCACCGATCGGATCATGGCTGCCATCACGACCATCGTCGAGGGCATCCGTGGCGAGACGGCACCCGCCGAGCGCTTCGACCCGCGCCAGGCCGGGATCGCCGAGATCGGCAACCCCCACCACGACAAGCGGCACGACAAGCGGCACGACAAGCGGCACGACAAGGGCCAGGGGAGGGAGGCCGGATGA
- the rpmB gene encoding 50S ribosomal protein L28 has product MAAVCDICAKKPSFGNNRPWSRKITKRRFDPNIQRVRATVNGTPKRLNVCTGCLKAGKVSR; this is encoded by the coding sequence GTGGCTGCCGTCTGCGACATCTGCGCCAAGAAGCCCAGCTTCGGCAACAACCGGCCGTGGTCGCGCAAGATCACCAAGCGCCGCTTCGACCCCAACATCCAGCGGGTGCGTGCCACGGTCAACGGCACCCCCAAGCGCCTCAACGTGTGCACCGGCTGCCTCAAGGCCGGCAAGGTCTCGCGCTGA
- a CDS encoding DAK2 domain-containing protein — MEEAPASDRIELAVVLRFVDIAVDALAEAREEIDALNVYPVPDGDTGTNMYLTVSAARDAVRQATGGDPGADRSDALAAFARGALLGARGNSGVILSEMLGAIARRVARSTPADRNAEVMAQALHEATEASYRAVGEPVEGTMLTVARAASEAARARAAGDSARARDVFTSAAQAAREALARTPEQLDVLRRAGVVDAGGRGISVILDAAERVLTGRRPVAVSRSVVPVRHADLLAPHDDLGPEGPSYEVMYLLDATDDAVPPLRARLAALGDSLVVVGGEGLWNVHVHVDDVGAAIEAGIEAGRPHRVRVTHFAEQAADRAAEQSGRRTTSAPSPARTGRRVVAVAAGPGLQSLFEDAGAVVVRGGSGNRPSTGQVLDAIVGSGAAEVVVLPNDADSVRVARIAASTAEADHGLRVAVVATQAQVQGLAAMAVHEPGRSFDQDVLEMTATARHARHGAVTLAARKALTMAGWCEPGDVLGIIEGDFVEIGDDLYTVATAILGRLVSGGGELVTLVAGDGSGDLAGRAAAWLDERHPTVDVVVYDGGQARYPLLLSVE; from the coding sequence ATGGAGGAGGCACCGGCAAGCGACCGCATCGAGCTCGCCGTCGTGCTCCGCTTCGTCGACATCGCCGTCGACGCGCTGGCCGAGGCGCGTGAGGAGATCGACGCGCTCAACGTCTACCCGGTGCCCGACGGCGACACCGGCACCAACATGTACCTCACCGTCTCGGCCGCCCGCGACGCCGTGCGCCAGGCCACGGGCGGCGACCCGGGAGCCGACCGGTCCGACGCGCTGGCGGCCTTCGCCCGGGGCGCGCTCCTCGGGGCGCGGGGCAACTCCGGGGTGATCCTCAGCGAGATGCTGGGCGCCATCGCGCGGCGGGTCGCCCGCTCCACGCCGGCCGACCGCAACGCCGAGGTGATGGCCCAGGCGCTGCACGAGGCGACCGAGGCCAGCTACCGCGCGGTGGGGGAGCCGGTCGAGGGCACGATGCTCACCGTGGCGCGCGCCGCCTCCGAGGCGGCTCGTGCCCGGGCGGCCGGTGACTCGGCCCGGGCCCGCGACGTCTTCACCTCGGCCGCCCAGGCCGCCCGCGAGGCACTGGCCCGCACCCCCGAGCAGCTCGACGTGCTGCGCCGCGCCGGGGTCGTCGACGCCGGAGGCCGCGGCATCAGCGTCATCCTCGACGCCGCCGAGAGGGTCCTCACCGGACGCCGTCCGGTCGCGGTCAGCCGGTCGGTGGTGCCGGTGCGCCACGCCGACCTGCTCGCCCCGCACGACGACCTCGGACCCGAGGGCCCGTCGTACGAGGTCATGTACCTCCTCGACGCCACCGACGACGCGGTCCCGCCGCTGCGGGCCCGGCTCGCCGCCCTCGGCGACTCGCTGGTCGTCGTCGGCGGCGAGGGGCTGTGGAACGTCCACGTGCACGTCGACGACGTCGGCGCCGCCATCGAGGCCGGGATCGAGGCCGGTCGACCCCATCGGGTCCGGGTGACCCACTTCGCCGAGCAGGCGGCCGACAGGGCTGCCGAGCAGTCCGGGCGTCGTACGACGAGCGCCCCGAGCCCCGCCAGGACCGGCCGCCGGGTGGTCGCGGTCGCCGCCGGGCCCGGCCTGCAGTCGTTGTTCGAGGACGCCGGTGCGGTCGTCGTGCGCGGCGGGTCCGGCAACCGTCCCTCGACCGGCCAGGTGCTCGACGCGATCGTGGGGTCGGGGGCCGCCGAGGTCGTCGTGCTGCCCAACGACGCCGACTCGGTGCGCGTCGCGCGGATCGCCGCCAGCACCGCCGAGGCCGACCACGGGCTGCGGGTCGCCGTCGTGGCCACCCAGGCGCAGGTGCAGGGCCTGGCCGCGATGGCCGTGCACGAGCCCGGTCGCAGCTTCGACCAGGACGTCCTGGAGATGACGGCGACCGCGCGCCACGCCCGCCACGGGGCGGTGACCCTGGCCGCCCGCAAAGCCCTGACGATGGCCGGCTGGTGCGAGCCCGGTGACGTGCTCGGCATCATCGAGGGCGACTTCGTCGAGATCGGCGACGACCTCTACACGGTGGCGACCGCGATCCTCGGTCGGCTGGTCTCGGGCGGCGGCGAGCTGGTCACGCTGGTCGCGGGCGACGGCTCGGGCGACCTCGCTGGGCGGGCCGCGGCGTGGCTCGACGAGCGGCACCCGACGGTCGACGTGGTGGTCTACGACGGCGGCCAGGCCCGCTACCCGCTGCTGCTGTCGGTGGAGTGA
- a CDS encoding trans-sulfuration enzyme family protein has product MSDEPGLTPATVAVTAGRPPHDPDQPLNVPITMASTYVAAGDLEYGRYANPTWTAFEDTLGALEGGRCLAFSTGMAAVLTVLDLVGLGAKVVLPRHSYQGSLMAVADLESRGRITSELVDIEDTAAVVAACQDAALVWIESPTNPALEVADIPAIVAAAHEAGAVVVVDNTFATPLLQQPLTLGADIVVHSATKYIAGHSDALLGALVTADDELHAVLLGRRSLTGNTPGTLEAWLALRGLRTLHLRVERAQANAQALLPRLEAHPAIAEVRYPGFGGIVAIVLAEGELAADLLVRKTKLWVHATSLGGVESTFERRRRWKSESPSIPVGLVRMSVGIEDVEDLWTDLVTALDTLTNAG; this is encoded by the coding sequence ATGTCCGACGAGCCCGGCCTGACTCCCGCGACGGTGGCCGTGACCGCCGGTCGCCCGCCACACGACCCCGACCAGCCGCTCAACGTGCCGATCACGATGGCCTCGACGTACGTCGCCGCCGGCGACCTCGAGTACGGCCGCTACGCCAACCCCACCTGGACGGCGTTCGAGGACACCCTCGGTGCGCTCGAGGGTGGGCGCTGCCTGGCGTTCTCGACCGGGATGGCCGCGGTGCTCACCGTGCTCGACCTCGTCGGCCTCGGCGCCAAGGTGGTGCTGCCCCGCCACTCCTACCAGGGCAGCCTGATGGCGGTCGCCGACCTCGAGTCGCGGGGCCGGATCACCAGCGAGCTCGTCGACATCGAGGACACCGCGGCGGTCGTGGCCGCCTGTCAGGACGCCGCGCTGGTGTGGATCGAGTCGCCGACCAACCCGGCGCTCGAGGTGGCCGACATCCCGGCGATCGTGGCGGCCGCCCACGAGGCCGGCGCGGTCGTCGTCGTCGACAACACCTTCGCCACTCCCCTGCTGCAGCAGCCGCTGACCCTGGGCGCCGACATCGTCGTCCACTCCGCCACCAAGTACATCGCCGGTCACAGCGACGCCCTGCTCGGGGCGCTGGTCACCGCCGACGACGAGCTGCACGCGGTGCTGCTCGGACGCCGCTCGCTGACCGGCAACACCCCCGGCACGCTCGAGGCCTGGCTCGCCCTGCGCGGCCTGCGCACGCTCCACCTGCGCGTCGAGCGCGCCCAGGCCAACGCCCAGGCCCTGCTGCCGCGGCTGGAGGCACACCCGGCGATCGCCGAGGTCCGCTACCCCGGCTTCGGCGGCATCGTCGCGATCGTGCTCGCCGAGGGTGAGCTCGCCGCCGACCTGCTCGTGCGCAAGACCAAGCTGTGGGTGCACGCCACCTCGCTCGGCGGCGTCGAGTCGACCTTCGAGCGCCGGCGCCGCTGGAAGTCGGAGTCGCCGTCGATCCCGGTCGGCCTGGTGCGGATGTCGGTGGGGATCGAGGACGTCGAGGACCTCTGGACCGACCTCGTCACGGCGCTCGACACCCTCACCAACGCCGGCTGA
- the cofC gene encoding 2-phospho-L-lactate guanylyltransferase — translation MEAAYVVMLPVKPPARGKSRLRGLPDERRRELAEAFALDTAAACLAATSVHAVLAVTDDAAFAVRLGALGCVSIPDGGDGLNDALRQAAAEAARRWPDRQPVALLADLPALRPEDLDAALAALVPGGASYVADTEGTGTTLYTAPYDEFAPEFGVDSALAHRDAGGLAVKGELASLRRDVDDLDDLRSAVALGVGAATAAVATGLV, via the coding sequence GTGGAGGCCGCGTACGTCGTCATGCTGCCCGTCAAGCCCCCGGCGCGGGGCAAGTCGCGACTGCGGGGGTTGCCCGACGAGCGCCGGCGCGAGCTCGCCGAGGCGTTCGCGCTCGACACGGCCGCCGCGTGCCTGGCGGCCACCTCCGTGCACGCGGTGCTCGCGGTCACCGACGACGCCGCCTTCGCGGTCCGGCTCGGTGCCCTGGGCTGCGTCAGCATCCCCGACGGGGGCGACGGTCTCAACGACGCGCTGCGCCAGGCCGCCGCCGAGGCTGCCCGCCGGTGGCCCGACCGGCAGCCGGTGGCGCTGCTCGCCGACCTCCCGGCGCTGCGGCCCGAGGACCTGGACGCCGCGCTCGCGGCGCTGGTGCCCGGCGGGGCGTCGTACGTCGCGGACACCGAGGGCACGGGCACGACGCTCTACACGGCGCCGTACGACGAGTTCGCCCCGGAGTTCGGGGTCGACTCGGCCCTGGCCCACCGCGACGCGGGCGGTCTCGCGGTGAAGGGTGAGCTGGCCTCGTTGCGCCGCGACGTCGACGACCTCGACGACCTGAGGTCCGCGGTCGCGCTCGGTGTCGGCGCGGCCACGGCGGCTGTCGCCACCGGTCTGGTCTGA